Proteins encoded by one window of Homoserinimonas aerilata:
- a CDS encoding IclR family transcriptional regulator, translated as MGTVPAARDTLRVIRLLAARSGPVRAATIARELGLPRSSTYQLLRTLQDEGFVIHSPEHQGYALGALLGEIGSSVLASNTLARLAGPVLERLVAETKRPLVAHLGLLQHDDVVYASKIAAARAPAVVTSIGVRLPAHLTATGRSMLAALPPAQFEAIYSVDAPLPRRTSHGPSTTAELQRMLEETRERGWATEDGDITLPYASVAAPVLDHNDYPAASVGLTFRGASVDDAERMRLGRAVRSAAETLSRRIRGRA; from the coding sequence ATGGGCACCGTTCCCGCCGCGCGTGACACTCTGCGCGTCATCCGCCTGCTCGCCGCCCGCAGCGGCCCCGTGCGCGCGGCGACGATCGCCCGCGAGCTGGGACTGCCGCGCTCCTCCACCTACCAGCTGCTGCGCACCCTGCAGGACGAGGGCTTCGTCATCCACTCGCCCGAACATCAGGGCTACGCGCTCGGCGCACTGCTCGGCGAGATCGGCTCCTCCGTTCTCGCATCGAACACGCTCGCCCGCCTCGCCGGCCCCGTACTCGAACGGCTCGTCGCCGAGACGAAGCGCCCGCTCGTGGCCCACCTCGGCCTGCTGCAGCACGACGACGTCGTCTACGCCTCGAAGATCGCGGCGGCCCGCGCGCCCGCCGTGGTCACGAGCATCGGGGTTCGGCTGCCCGCCCATCTCACCGCGACGGGGCGCTCCATGCTCGCGGCGCTGCCACCCGCCCAGTTCGAGGCCATCTATTCGGTAGACGCGCCCCTGCCGCGGCGCACCTCACACGGCCCGTCGACGACCGCCGAGCTGCAGCGGATGCTCGAGGAGACCCGGGAGCGCGGCTGGGCCACCGAGGATGGTGACATCACGCTCCCCTATGCCTCCGTCGCGGCGCCCGTGCTTGACCACAATGACTACCCTGCGGCATCCGTCGGCCTCACCTTCAGGGGAGCATCCGTCGACGATGCGGAGCGGATGCGTCTGGGTCGCGCCGTGCGCTCCGCAGCCGAGACGCTGAGCCGCCGCATCCGGGGACGCGCCTAG